One window of the Leishmania infantum JPCM5 genome chromosome 28 genome contains the following:
- a CDS encoding adenylate cyclase-like protein: MDCWNTRRDSKEFQHEVVETDSLQANCGAPNEQAFHDTLVSAAHQLRARQRDTNVSISKAEMEGLVVLTRELENLKQMMKRSEFTVEGTWRILEDEGMVERFGQQLYDELLTRNPRLRVYFHGVDIKEQSKSLLRMVGTAVHFYQKPQLTVDMFTKAGARHRGYGVNAEVFVEMSNAFMRVFSKFVGTDVFQAAEEEWRKFWKYVLDLLVHGSESPEGERYGKVYEEKMLKKIQSDFKLIMERQNRCDLRRQFVSVMYSKAMEMHEELSKFEALKDLRASARVLQSYIDVINNIHDKKLLDEYMRELGGRHTAYNVTVENLHAFTEPFLFTCRHFLEDEWNIAVESRLLWLFEYMIDGISAGMVSDINSIVNLRAPSNSVSFGLIFTDIEASTRLWSKDSQSMSLAVKSHHAMIRRLIADYGAYEVKTVGDSFIIATKDVLVAVKLSLSIQLELMRMAPIAPGFAMVDSSEGHGDPQAWDDRTLRVRIGVEHCTDATATYDTIHRRYDYYGASVNRCARIESAACGGQILLSRESFEHLKSIPEFHDEPCPYLFRSVEIATPPPKEDSRGLDHFVVVSDVGLASFKGIAEPVHLVSLVPRCLAGRQFTEKFTKVAE, from the coding sequence ATGGACTGTTGGAACACGCGAAGGGACTCTAAGGAGTTCCAACATGAAGTAGTCGAGACGGACAGCCTACAGGCCAACTGCGGAGCGCCGAATGAGCAGGCTTTTCACGATACGCTTGTGAGTGCCGCCCACCAGTTGCGGGCCCGCCAGCGCGATACGAATGTGAGCATCTCGaaggcggagatggagggCCTGGTAGTTCTCACGCGCGAGCTGGAGAACCTCAAGCAGATGATGAAGCGTTCGGAGTTCACGGTGGAGGGAACGTGGAGGATCTTAGAGGATGAGGGAATGGTGGAGCGCTTTGGCCAGCAGTTGTACGATGAGCTGCTCACCCGAAATCCGCGTCTGCGCGTCTACTTTCACGGCGTCGACATCAAAGAGCAGTCCAAGTCCTTGCTGCGCATGGTCGGTACAGCGGTGCACTTCTACCAGAAGCCGCAGTTGACAGTGGACATGTTCACCAAGGCTGGCGCAAGGCACCGTGGCTACGGCGTGAACGCAGAGGTCTTCGTGGAAATGAGCAACGCCTTCATGCGGGTATTCTCGAAATTTGTCGGCACAGACGTCTTTCAGGCGGCCGAAGAGGAGTGGCGAAAGTTCTGGAAGTACGTTCTAGATCTGCTCGTGCACGGAAGCGAGAGCCCGGAGGGGGAGCGGTATGGAAAGGTGTACGAAGAGAAGATGCTCAAAAAGATACAGTCCGATTTCAAGCTCATCATGGAGCGGCAAAACAGATGCGACCTGCGGCGCCAATTTGTGAGCGTGATGTACAGTAAAGCCATGGAGATGCACGAGGAGTTGTCAAAGTTCGAAGCACTAAAGGATCTGCGTGCTAGTGCACGCGTCTTGCAGTCATACATCGACGTAATTAACAACATCCATGACAAGAAGCTTTTGGACGAGTACATGCGCGAGCTTGGCGGGCGCCACACAGCCTACAACGTGACGGTGGAGAACCTACACGCCTTTACCGAGCCGTTCCTCTTCACCTGCCGCCACTTTTTGGAGGATGAGTGGAATATCGCGGTTGAGTCGCGTTTGCTGTGGCTGTTTGAGTACATGATCGACGGCATTTCGGCCGGTATGGTGAGCGACATCAACAGCATCGTAAACTTGCGCGCTCCCAGCAACAGCGTTTCTTTTGGGCTGATTTTCACCGATATTGAGGCAAGTACAAGGCTGTGGAGCAAGGACTCGCAGTCGATGAGCCTTGCGGTGAAGAGCCATCACGCCATGATCCGGCGCCTTATCGCTGACTACGGCGCTTATGAGGTCAAGACGGTCGGCGACTCCTTCATCATCGCCACCAAGGATGTACTGGTGGCGGTGAAGCTGTCGCTGTCCATTCAGCTAGAGCTGATGCGGATGGCGCCGATTGCTCCAGGATTTGCGATGGTTGACAGTTCCGAGGGCCACGGTGATCCGCAGGCCTGGGATGACCgcacgctgcgcgtgcggatCGGCGTAGAGCACTGCACGGATGCCACGGCCACTTATGACACCATTCACCGGCGCTACGATTACTACGGGGCTAGCGTAAATCGCTGCGCCCGAATCGAGTCTGCAGCGTGTGGAGGGCAGATATTACTCTCTCGTGAGAGTTTTGAGCATCTCAAGTCCATCCCCGAGTTCCATGACGAGCCTTGCCCCTACCTCTTCCGCAGCGTTGAGATCGCCACTCCACCCCCAAAGGAGGATAGCCGTGGTTTGGACCACTTCGTGGTAGTGAGCGATGTCGGCCTGGCGTCCTTCAAAGGCATAGCTGAGCCAGTGCACCTTGTCTCGTTGGTGCCGCGCTGTCTCGCTGGGCGGCAGTTTACGGAAAAGTTTACCAAAGTAGCGGAATAA
- a CDS encoding putative proteasome beta 3 subunit codes for MSIMSYSGGSVMAMAGKECFVIISDKRLGEQLKTISTEVPKLHVVNDSIVYGLTGLRTDQQTFANKVQFRTDMYKLREERDITGKAFAAMITSMLYEARFGPWFVEPVIGSIDKSTGEVYLCATDLIGAPCEPQDYVCAGTAAESLHGMCEALWRPGMSPEEVFEIAAQAMLSACDRDSLSGYGAVAMIVTKDKITTRLIKGRKD; via the coding sequence ATGTCTATTATGTCATACAGCGGTGGCTCGGTGATGGCCATGGCGGGAAAGGAGTGCTTCGTCATCATCTCCGATAAGCGCCTCGGCGAGCAGCTGAAGACTATCTCGACGGAGGTGCCCAAGCTGCATGTTGTTAACGACAGCATTGTGTACGGCCTCACCGGTCTGCGCACGGACCAGCAAACTTTTGCGAACAAAGTTCAGTTTCGCACCGACATGTacaagctgcgcgaggagcgcgacATCACTGGCAAGGCGTTCGCAGCGATGATCACGTCCATGCTGTACGAGGCGCGTTTCGGACCATGGTTCGTGGAGCCGGTGATCGGAAGCATAGATAAGTCAACGGGCGAGGTGTACCTGTGCGCCACCGACCTCATCGGCGCCCCGTGCGAGCCACAGGATTATGTttgcgccggcaccgctgctgagAGCTTGCACGGCATGTGCGAGGCTCTCTGGCGCCCGGGCATGTCTCCGGAGGAGGTTTTCGAGATCGCTGCGCAGGCGATGCTATCTGCGTGTGATCGCGACAGTCTCTCCGGCTACGGTGCAGTGGCTATGATTGTGACGAAAGACAAAATCACGACGCGCCTCATCAAGGGCCGAAAAGACTAG
- a CDS encoding putative DNA-direcetd RNA polymerase II, subunit 9, which produces MEAEEITQVSIGNATTAPMLFCSRCNNLLYPECDDDNYSMTWRCNYCKTTEQHDDCKLVHVMNLKMKADAIGGMDLIAEFANDPTAQRDPEKPCPKCGKKGVACFVNPLGQPQEDMTLYFACSDTVCRHVWKGAAAEDQN; this is translated from the coding sequence atggaggcggaggagatcACGCAGGTGAGCATTGGCAatgccaccaccgcaccgATGCTTTTCTGCTCACGCTGCAACAACCTCCTTTACCCCGAGTGTGATGATGACAACTACAGCATGACGTGGCGCTGCAACTACTGCAAAACGACGGAGCAGCACGATGACTGCAAGCTCGTCCACGTTATGAACCTGAAGATGAAAGCGGACGCGATCGGTGGCATGGATCTCATTGCCGAGTTCGCCAACGACCCGACCGCGCAGCGTGATCCTGAGAAGCCTTGCCCCAAGTGCGGCAAGAAGGGCGTTGCTTGCTTCGTGAACCCGCTCGGCCAACCGCAGGAGGACATGACACTTTACTTTGCTTGCTCTGATACGGTGTGTCGCCACGTTTGGAagggtgctgccgccgaggacCAGAACTAG
- a CDS encoding putative pantothenate kinase subunit: MSASDIGCASARVLSYNFNILPRGSGGYQHERIETFLASVDAYDVVLLQEVYATSYFPYVMQKQLCYQKMLLDGLKAKGFHHYVISRQPSYLTMLRYNVCSDNGLIIASRFPVWHRGSYTFRNHERGEATVSKGCLFAEVEVPAAQGKGSQRIVFFNVHLRPEDNLPSESSQMQQVHRFVEAALAQVQEQRTDGDELAALQQKGAEVPFIIAGDFNIHGIDPLNGHPSKRFQEMLNQFQDIGSVRDVIYEETGQNPPTRPPILFFPELSKLERYESTPQRQDYFLATTCIQVEKPRLEKYVVSSRRPYTYLSDHFGITCRVTLALNPSVSFEGRSLLRLNFSSLVEAANHEHSNPSSDARLEAVLIAAFVWWLFSFSFMSLVLCAAFAWLVRWAQNYSASPVLSEPPLLTMEALKEKGEMCFANSSLNPLAGVRTLGEMWERSVTRFRTFKCLGATSEVGESEWMTYGTVDVRARELGAGLLEMGFRAGDLIGVACEPCRNIVILEVACALYGFTTVPLAGKRSTMSALLDRHKIRVAVGDRSSVAMLLTCRSTKLEAVMYTSAFADEDDHATAKDLNIRLIPFEFVEQKGRLCPVAPAKEHVTTDSVFTYTLDNTNSLASDDGSALLPVRHSSVLYDLSLLLMTGVLPSSFKGESMVWFSPMALLFHRVCVLGMLSQGNAIATVDAAHLQEAFVKFQPTLLVTAPTLFSTSRLQLSRAQHRHSAVYNWFFNRTFQLRSRLIHIKRQDSSLLRFMFFRAFQEQLGGRVRKIILSVSQESTAFSLLEHVSVCYVPLVCEVSYLNCFGVCAIDGTTAPSLQVDLEPINDLSDGVGIGQLVIAKKGEPRRRLEIAAQWKRDGTVKFLGEPLGILWPVAYQYAIAAELERIFSVSRYINAIFVYCDPLKPIIAVVYPNRDTIEFEWRQSHCCDGPARQLGWTDLVAYATSIITADLACIAREEQLHPSQVPEFVHLHPHAFSDHSTFLTPFGKIRRDAVHKYFSSVFERLYSGVATSPLAALTADLQEDVSDVESSGTKLGSICDFDLRVPVTIDIGGTFAKIAFIMPPTGGAFPTFPSIIHEASSLSEKLGLRTFYFFADEEAAESELRTRSHSRVGTLRFLKIPSQQVPRFADYLAGSHAINNFKPQYTTKVRATGGGAFKYASVARNVLGIEFDVVKEMDAVVKGLNLVLRVAPESVFTVDPSTGVHHPHQLVSNGDGFSPFPYLLINIGSGISFIKCTGADGSHVRVGGSPIGGATFWGLIRTMTNLTSWEEVMEIMRLDGPGDNKNVDLLVGDIYGYNAKDLPAMLSSETVASTFGKLGTERFYDMRRSVCTAHFADDDAAGEILSPKALKTPSVISELPVRNGTKAASAIDIVRSLLNMISSNVTQLAYLHARLHGVPNIFFAGGFVRDNAMIWSLISTTMKYWSSGGCHAHFLEHDGYLGALGCAILDPQGDAAKEEQ, translated from the coding sequence ATGTCAGCGAGCGACATTGGCTGTGCCTCGGCTCGGGTACTCAGCTACAACTTCAACATCCTTCCTCGAGGGAGCGGCGGATATCAACATGAGCGCATCGAAACCTTTCTTGCTAGCGTCGACGCGTACGACGTGGTGCTACTGCAGGAGGTTTACGCGACGAGCTACTTCCCGTACGTAATGCAGAAGCAGCTGTGCTATCAGAAGATGCTTCTGGACGGACTCAAGGCAAAGGGGTTTCACCACTACGTGATATCGCGACAGCCATCCTACCTGACAATGCTGCGGTACAACGTCTGCTCCGACAACGGCCTCATAATCGCCTCGCGGTTTCCGGTGTGGCACCGCGGCTCCTATACATTTCGCAACCACGAGCGCGGCGAGGCAACTGTCAGTAAAGGGTGTTTGTTTGCTGAAGTCGAGGTGCCCGCTGCTCAGGGTAAAGGCAGCCAGCGTATTGTCTTCTTCAATGTGCACCTGCGCCCAGAGGACAACCTGCCGTCCGAATCGTCGCAGATGCAGCAGGTTCACCGCTTTGTGGAGGCGGCCCTTGCCCaggtgcaggagcagcgcacgGACGGCGATGaactggcggcgctgcagcagaaggGGGCCGAGGTGCCGTTCATCATCGCCGGTGACTTCAATATCCACGGCATAGACCCGTTGAACGGGCATCCTTCAAAGAGGTTCCAGGAGATGCTGAACCAGTTTCAGGACATTGGGTCTGTGCGAGATGTCATTTACGAGGAGACAGGACAGAACCCACCAACTCGCCCGCCCATTCTTTTCTTTCCAGAGTTGTCGAAGCTGGAGCGCTACGAatcgacgccgcagcggcaggacTACTTCCTGGCGACGACGTGCATCCAGGTGGAGAAGCCGCGCCTGGAGAAGTACGTGGTGAGCAGCCGCCGCCCGTACACGTACTTATCGGACCACTTTGGCATTACGTGCCGTGTGACGTTGGCTCTGAACCCGAGCGTCAGCTTCGAAGGGCGCTCGCTCCTGCGTCTCAACTTTTCCTCTCTCGTCGAGGCAGCCAACCACGAGCACTCAAATCCGTCGTCGGATGCGCGGCTTGAGGCGGTCCTCATCGCTGCGTTTGTGTGGTGGCTCTTCTCCTTCAGTTTCATGTCTCTGGTGCTGTGCGCTGCGTTCGCTTGGTTAGTTCGGTGGGCCCAGAACTATAGCGCCTCACCGGTGCTGAGTgagccgcctctgctgacgatggaggcgctcaaagagaagggggaaaTGTGCTTTGCCAACAGCTCGCTCAACCCTCTCGCGGGAGTGCGGACGCTCGGGGAAATGTGGGAGCGCAGTGTAACCCGCTTCCGAACGTTTAAGTGCCTCGGCGCCACCAGTGAGGTCGGAGAGTCGGAGTGGATGACGTACGGCACGGTAGACGTCCGTGCGCGGGAGCTCGGTGCTGGCCTCTTGGAAATGGGTTTTCGCGCTGGCGATCTGATCGGCGTGGCGTGCGAGCCATGCCGCAACATCGTTATTCTCGAAGTGGCGTGCGCTTTGTACGGCTTCACTacggtgccgctggcgggTAAGCGCAGCACGATGAGTGCTCTGCTGGACCGCCACAAGATTCGTGTCGCCGTCGGGGACCGCAGCTCTGTGGCGATGCTTCTCACGTGCCGCTCCACCAAACTCGAGGCCGTCATGTACACCAGTGCCTTCGCCGATGAGGACGACCATGCGACGGCGAAGGATCTCAACATCCGGCTCATCCCTTTTGAGTTTGTTGAGCAAAAGGGGCGACTGTGCCCGGTCGCACCAGCGAAGGAGCACGTGACGACGGACTCCGTGTTCACGTACACATTGGACAACACGAACAGTTTGGCGAGTGATGACGggagtgcgctgctgccggtgcgtcACTCTAGCGTCCTGTACGATCTGAGCTTGTTGCTGATGACGGGCGTGCTTCCCTCGTCGTTTAAGGGGGAGTCGATGGTGTGGTTCAGTCCCATGGCGCTGCTCTTTcatcgcgtgtgcgtgcttgggATGCTGAGTCAGGGCAACGCCATTGCTACCGTGGACGCAGCCCACCTGCAAGAAGCCTTCGTGAAGTTTCAACCTACTCTCTTGGTCACCGCCCCGACTCTCTTCAGCACGAGCCGCTTGCAGCTTagccgcgcgcagcaccggcacagcGCTGTGTACAACTGGTTCTTCAACCGTACCTTTCAGCTGCGCTCGCGTCTCATCCACATTAAGCGGCAGGACAGTTCCCTTCTCCGCTTCATGTTTTTCCGCGCCTTCCAGGAGCAGCTAGgcgggcgcgtgcgcaaGATAATTTTGAGCGTCTCGCAGGAGAGCACCGCGTTCAGTCTACTGGAGCACGTCAGTGTGTGCTATGTGCCGCTGGTGTGTGAGGTGAGCTACCTAAACTGCTTCGGCGTGTGTGCAATCGATGGCACGACAGCGCCCTCGTTGCAGGTCGACTTGGAGCCGATCAATGACCTCTCGGATGGCGTCGGTATCGGGCAACTGGTCATCGCGAAGAAGGGCGAGCCGCGCAGGCGTCTCGAGATTGCGGCGCAGTGGAAGCGCGATGGCACGGTTAAGTTTCTGGGGGAACCGCTTGGCATCCTCTGGCCAGTTGCCTATCAGTATGCGATTgcagcggagctggagcgcatTTTTTCCGTCTCACGGTACATCAACGCCATCTTTGTCTACTGTGACCCTCTGAAGCCGATCATCGCTGTTGTGTACCCGAACCGCGACACGATCGAATTTGAGTGGCGCCAGTCCCACTGCTGCGACGGCCCCGCACGGCAGCTCGGCTGGACGGACCTGGTTGCGTACGCCACGTCAATAATCACGGCCGACCTTGCTTGTATCGCTcgagaggagcagctgcacccgTCACAGGTTCCCGAGTTTGTGCACCTCCATCCGCACGCGTTCAGCGACCACAGCACCTTTCTCACCCCTTTCGGCAAGATTCGTCGAGACGCCGTGCACAAGTACTTCAGCTCTGTGTTTGAAAGGCTCTACAGCGGTgtcgccacctcgccgctTGCCGCGCTCACCGCGGACTTGCAGGAGGATGTGAGTGACGTTGAGAGCAGTGGCACGAAGCTGGGCTCGATTTGCGATTTTGATCTGCGAGTGCCGGTCACCATCGACATTGGCGGCACATTTGCGAAGATCGCGTTTATCATGCCGCCTACGGGAGGCGCGTTTCCGACGTTTCCATCCATCATTCACgaggcgtcgtcgctgtcggagAAGTTGGGGCTGCGTACTTTTTATTTCTTTGCGGATGAGGAAGCAGCCGAGAGCGAGTTGCGCACACGGTCCCACTCGCGCGTCGGCACGCTTCGTTTCTTGAAGATCCCCTCCCAGCAGGTCCCGCGGTTTGCTGATTACCTTGCTGGCTCCCACGCCATCAACAACTTCAAGCCACAGTACACCACGAAGGTgcgcgccaccggcggcggcgcgttcAAGTATGCTTCGGTGGCACGAAACGTCCTGGGCATTGAGTTCGATGTGGTGAAGGAGATGGACGCTGTGGTGAAGGGTCTCAACCTGGTTCTCCGCGTCGCGCCAGAGTCCGTCTTCACGGTGGATCCGAGCACCGGCGTCCACCACCCGCATCAGCTTGTGAGCAACGGGGATGGCTTCTCGCCGTTTCCGTATCTGCTGATCAACATAGGGTCTGGTATCTCTTTCATCAAgtgcaccggcgccgacggctcgcatgtgcgtgtgggcggcTCACCCATTGGTGGTGCTACGTTCTGGGGCCTCATTCGCACGATGACGAATCTCACGTCGTGGGAGGAGGTGATGGAGATTATGCGGCTGGACGGTCCGGGCGACAACAAGAACGTCGACTTGCTTGTCGGTGACATCTACGGCTACAACGCAAAGGACTTGCCCGCCATGCTGTCTAGTGAGACGGTGGCGAGCACCTTCGGCAAGCTGGGGACGGAGCGGTTTTATGACATGAGGCGTAGCGTCTGCACCGCCCACTttgcagacgacgacgcagcaggcGAGATTCTGTCGCCGAAAGCGTTGAAGACGCCATCTGTGATCTCCGAGCTACCTGTCCGCAACGGAACCAAGGCGGCATCAGCCATCGATATTGTGCGTTCGCTCTTGAACATGATTTCAAGTAACGTCACGCAGTTGGCATACCTGCATGCCCGTCTGCACGGGGTGCCGAACATCTTCTTCGCGGGCGGCTTTGTGCGGGACAATGCGATGATCTGGAGTCTGATAAGCACCACAATGAAGTACTGGTCTTCTGGAGGGTGCCATGCTCACTTTCTCGAGCATGACGGCTACCTCGGAGCACTCGGGTGCGCCATTCTCGATCCTCAGGGCGATGCGGCAAAGGAGGAGCAATAg